The genomic region CTTGACCCATATCAAACCTCCATTTTTTATATCAATTTATTACTTTTTTTTCGGTTTGACACACTTTTTTGAACGTTCCCCCAAAATCAGGTTTTGATTGCTGAGCTACTCTATATTCCTCCAGATATTCTCTAATACTAAGACCTTTTTGTTTAATGCATGATGTTGCTGCTTTCAAATCTAATGGAAAACAATTAAACTCTTCTATTAACTCTGATATAGATTTACCTTGTGATTCATCTTCCCCTAAGGCTTTTCGAGTAAATTCCTCGGCTTCTTCTTTTTTTAAATTACCCAACTTTATTTCTTCTATATCTTCTATTTCTTCTTTCCAATTCTTGTTAGGAGAAGTAATTAAAACGTAAGGTTTTTCTCTATTAGAAAAAACAGGGAAGCTGGATGGTAAAAAATTCTCAATCTCCTTATAACTACTAGCATCATCGAAAACAAACAAACTTTTTGTGTCTTGAAGATACTCATATACATCCTCGACAATAGATTTAATGTTTCTCTCTCTCCTTTGCTCACTTTTTCTAGAAACCCCTAACCTTTCAGCCAACCCATGAAATGAATTTGAAAGATTGGTACATGACGAGGCATCTATCCACATAATCCTTGCCCAAGTAGCCTTACGCCTTTCACTAAACCCATAGCCTCTAGCAAGTTCGCTTTTTCCTATTCCAGACTTCCCACTAATTAAGACTACTCGTGACATTTTTACTTCTTGACTACTACTATGTAACCTT from Wolbachia endosymbiont (group B) of Parapoynx stratiotata harbors:
- a CDS encoding NB-ARC domain-containing protein translates to MTKIYDGSSSLYIFILLLLNTYKDLFLTYKINEQDPVKRKDIEDVKEHLRKQDEDRRQFSYSFGKTPENFIERKEVVKNLNLRLHSSSQEVKMSRVVLISGKSGIGKSELARGYGFSERRKATWARIMWIDASSCTNLSNSFHGLAERLGVSRKSEQRRERNIKSIVEDVYEYLQDTKSLFVFDDASSYKEIENFLPSSFPVFSNREKPYVLITSPNKNWKEEIEDIEEIKLGNLKKEEAEEFTRKALGEDESQGKSISELIEEFNCFPLDLKAATSCIKQKGLSIREYLEEYRVAQQSKPDFGGTFKKVCQTEKKVIN